GATACCATTCGAGTACCCTGTGAGGGATCATAGGAAGGAACACACCTGAACATAGTAGTTCCCATAGAACACATAGGAACATAATTGCTCCTACCTATTGTGGTTCGTGACTCCAGTCTGTCAGAAATTGGTGATACTATTGGGCTTTGGTAACAAATAGTGAATACTCATGAAAAtaggagtaaaataaaaatacacaatagaCACTGCCATCCCCTAAAGCAGGGTTTCTCagaactattgacattttgaactGAACAATTCTTTGTTGTAAGGGACTATCCTGTGTGTTATCAGATATTTAGCAGCAGCCTTGGCCCCTATGCAATAGATACCAgtagccctccacccccacatctgtaacaaccaaaaatgtctccagacattgctaaatatCCTCTGGGAGTAAAATCTCTCTGGGTTGAGAACCGCCATAAGCAATATCATACCAGTGGCAGTAACTTAGGATAAGTTTTTAGTACAGCAAAATCTTACATAAGTATCTACAATGGTTATGATTTTATGTAGCTCTTCTTTATTTACTAGATAAGTCTTAGATGTGATTTTAAGTTGGGAACCAGATGGAGCTGATTGTTCAGTGTGGCTTTATGTCCTTAGGTCATGTGCAAAGAAATATATCCTTTCAGTTCAGCTCTCTCCAGATGTAGCAGAAGCCAGCATGTTGAGCTATTTATcttgtgtttctttccctcttaCCTTAATTGGTGCCATTTTCCCAGCAGTCTTCAAACaagtgagaaaagggaaaaggaggacATGTATCATGCGGAAGCAGAGAACAAAGAATTTAGCCAACAAAAAGAGTTTAGTCGATCTGAATACTTGTTATTGCCTGGGTCTCTCTCTGAACATGGTTCAGAGCTGGTACAGATGAAGTAGAGGACACCAGTGAGAAGAGTCAGAAGGCGTTAAAGCAAGTCCCAGAGTAGAAGCATGCTTATCTTTTCATTATAATATGCCACTTGGTACTATTTGGtaatgtaattctatttttcataatCCTTTTTGCTTGgtttatatttcacatttgtaTATAAGGcaccattttctaaaaatacagcTAGAGTGTGAGCTATGATTTTATTCAGTGAAGATGAGTAACTGGAAACAGCTGAGCaccaaagtggaaaaaaaggaagagttccCCAGGTCTCAGCTCCATGTGTTTTGAATCCAGTCCCCTCCTATCTAGAGAAAGAAAGCTCCTAAAGTGCATTCTGGGTGTCTTCTTTTactagaaaaagagataaagtgtAGCTATTCaccaagggagagaaaaatcaggGGCTGCTGTTAGatgaaaaatggagagaaaggaggagagcagagggaTTTTCCTTcacacctgggcagctcagggtCCAGGAGAGCAGCCAGGAGGCTGCCCATACGGCTTTGTGGGCTGCACACTTACAGTTACTCTTTATTTTCCCAGTTACTGCCTTCAGAGCAAAATTAAATTGATTAGCATCATCAAACACATTTTATAAGATATCTAGTTGTATATGTTGCAGGAATCCAGGGTACTACAGGTATCCACCAGTCTACACAAACAAGCACATTTTATAGTGAGATGTCAGCTGAAGCAAAAAGGAAGCCTTTTAGAGAGGCTGTGGATTGGACTGAAAAATGACTGGATTCATGAGATGAGGGTATGTTGAGTAGCATGAGCAGCAGAATTATCTGACAGAGGCAAGACAGCTGGACGTTGCTTCAGATGAAGAAGCAGCAGAGGGGAGTAAAAAGGAATAGGAGTAGGAGTCTGGACAGGGAGGTATCTATGAACAGATACCTTGATGAGTTAATCTATCTGAAGTAGAGACCAGCCAAACATGGAGGGTGAAGTCTGCAGAACTGAAGCAGAAAGGAAGTTTCTGTCTTATAATGAAGGGAAAAGTGAAAAGCAAGGTGGAACTTGAAGATGGAACAGGAAAACCACTGTGAAAGTCTGACCTATCTGTGATATTGAGTCAAACTGAAATGAAGAATGAGATTGTGTACATCTGTGGTGACTTACCTCTGTGTGCTGGAAATCCCACTGTCTCTAGAAGTGGCAATAAAAGCTGTTTTGCACTCTGGAAAGCTAACTGAGTGATTCTTGTAAGTTAGGTCTAGAGACAGATCTGTGATTCACTGGCACAGAGGTCATTGTGGAAACAAAGGAGTGTGTGTCTTGAAGGAGAACCAAGGAACAAGCCTGAAGGATGCAGTGCTCTCGACACATGAGGAGCTCGCCAATTTTATGGAGTCCTAGAACAATTATGGATCTTAGTCATTAATCCTAGCTCCTGCTTGGGCCCACTGCTTTCTTCATCTTTGCCCCCAAAtcccttttattttgattttatctaGGATCTCCTATTAGACCTTGCTGAGCCCaatgtctcagaaaaaaatggctggaaaaacaaacaaaaaaacaaaacaaacaaacaaacaaacaaaaaacccaccataCCCAggtctctcattctttctcatccccATAATTTGCTTGGTGATTTGCTTTTTTGCCCACCATTAGCTGTTTAAATGTACTCATCTCTTTTCCTATCAGCCTTGGCTCTGGACCACACAGAACAGTCATGAGTTTCCCCTATCTACCCTCTTACATGGCTATCGATTTCAGTCACCCAACTACAAGGAAGCCTGGACTTTCCCTAGTAGAGGCCACTGTCTCTGACCCTAAATCCTCTTAATACCTCACTGGAGCCTGTGTTCCTTTAGCTTTAGTCTTTTTTTTGCTGACcaaatctctcttttcctcctttctattcCCCAATTTGTGTTTCTTCCTCAAGAATCATCATGTCCtgtgcttgcttcagcagcacatatactaaagaaTCACcatgtcctggggtgcctgggttctcagtcagttaagtgtccaactctcggttttggctcatggttcatgagttcaagccctgcattgggctctgtgctgatagtgcagagcctgcttgggattttctctctctccttttctctctctgcccctcccatgctctttctctctctccctcaaaataagtaaacttaaaaaaaagaaagtatcatcATGTCCTTAAAGAACGCAGTCATTACTCCCAGGAAGAAGGTGGTTGGCCTCTCACAACTGCTAAAGCCAATGCAAGTTGAACTGCCTTAATGTGTATACTTCCTGGTCCTCTGGCCCCTCACCTTACTGCCATTTTCCAGGCCAAACTATTTGGTGTTGGGTTTAAGTACAATCTAAGGAGAAGATTTAACCTTGATATACAGGGTGCAGGGCAGTGGGCAATGGCAGGAGGGGGTCTTCTGGATACAcctgagagagggaaggagaattgGAGCCATGAGAGTAGGGCCATTGAGGCCTGCATAAAAAGTACTATTTACCTCAGCATACAAATGAACCACAGTCCcactttatttctgatttaagATTGAGCAGacagaaggttaaaaaaaaatctctgcagaaaaggaaagTGGGCAAACAGTATAGCCAGGCAAATCAGACAATCTAGACATACCTTTCCATGTAAGCAAACCAGGAAGCTCAGAGCTCACAAACAGAGGAAGGCAGAACTTGGGGTATTTGAGGGAGTATTCATGAGGAAGCAGACAGGATCACAAGATGAATGTATGTCCGTGAGCACTTCTAGGGTAGAAAGGACACTGAGGGGAAGAAGACCCCttcctcatgctgtctctgtcccaacccctagtggagagggagaggaaagtctCTCTAGAATCTCAGGCAACTCGTCTCTAAAACTCAGTGCAACTTACACTTGCAGTAAGAATAGGGTGGGGGTGAAGGCAGAAACACTTTGGACTTGGGAAGTCACGGTagaggagacagggagagccAGTTACTGGAGGAGCTTGACATAATTTGCAGGAAAGAGTCCAAAGTGGCCATGGCAACGTCCCCGCCACCAGCCCTCATCCACCATCTCAATGTCAGTGATGATGTCATCAGGATCAAAGGAAATCTCGTCACTTCCCTCTGGGGAGGAAATGGATGGGATGTTAGGATGGTCAGACCGTAATCCTTCCATTCCTGTCCCCACTTTAAACTTCAGGGAAAGAAGGGTGCTATTCTTCTGGATGCTAATCCTGGGTCCTCCCCTGACCCTCAGAATCCATCTCCCTCTCTTGTAGTAAGGGCCTCCAGGCACCAGACCCCTCAGGCCACTCCAAACCTACCTCCTTGGTAATCATACAGGGCTATCGCTGAGATCCCTGCTCCAGCCCCAGCTGGGTAGCCAGATGATTCTGCAtgaagagaaatataaacatgGTCTCACCAACATGGAGAAGGAAAACAGGTCCTTCTGGGTAGTGGGGGAATTCCTCTTCCTTTTGCCCTCCCCTGGACTGGACCCAATGCAGGAGCtgcttctcccaccccccaccccccactcaccaGCCATAGTGGAGGCAAAAGAAGGATTCTCAGGTTCGAGTACATCCTCATAGTCCCCGTCTGGTTCACCATCCTGCTCACATCTGTCCATGTCTCCAATATCCTCATAGTCATTCTCAGTCTCAGGCTCAGTCTCAGGCTCAGGCTCAGACTTGGGCTGAGGCTGAGGctcaggctcaggctcaggttcaggctcaggctcaggctcTACTTCATACACTGGCTCTTCCTCCAGCTGCAGGCCTTCCAGagtcctgggaggcagggctgggggctcctCATCCTGAGAAGGGACGGGTGTGGATCAGAACAACTTCCACCCATGGGTGGGGTACTAAGACCCCACCCATCACCATCCTACCAATTCTACCCTCGTCCTCACCTCTACCTAATAGACTCTCCTATGGAACACAGGCTTTCATCCATCTTTATTCCTTGACTTCCTCCCATACCTACCCACTCAAAACATCTACCAGGAGGTGATAGGAGGGGAATATAGAAGgtgtgaagagaaggaaatggaaagcaAGTCCGATTCCTCTAATGACCAGGAAAAGATTGAAGCAAAACACATTTTTGAGAACACCACGGCTAGGATGACTAACTCTCCTGATCTTTCCAGGACTAGGTAGCCCCCAGAATGCAAGGTTTTCAGTGCTAAGACCAGGACAGTACCAGACAAACCAGGGTGGTTGGTCACTTCATATGGCCCACCTTTCCTCCCAtgaggagatggggaagggaTAGAGGATCTTTGGGGCTCTACTCACATCTGGGGGATTCTGCCTCAGGGGCAGGGTGGGCACTGGGTGTTCCCTACTGGTTCTCACAGGTCCAGGCTGTGATGGTGGACAGGTCCCTGCTGGAGGCCAGGCCTGTGAAGAATGAAGCATCTCTCTTGTAAGTATGTaaacctctgtcttctctcttacacttcccttcctgtctctgccaATCCAAATCAATCATCCTTCTAGATGGGCTCCAGCCTGAAGTGATAGCTCCTTCTTGTTCCTGTAGTAATGACTGGCTGCATGGCCAAATATGCAAATCTTGGTCTAtataaatcttgatttttttttccctctaacattttggtatatatgAGGCCCAATCACTCAGCCTGAAATCTTCCCGAAGATAGAGACAGGAGTTATCAACTTTGCCTAACACCAGGGAGGCCTGTGCCTTATTTTCTACCAATGATTTGGAATCCTTACTTTATTTGGGCAAGGAATCTTGGATGTGAACCCCAGAAGACCAAGCACTCACCTCTGAAGAGATTTTCTTGGGCAATGGGGCTGGCACCTCTGGCTCTCCCACAGTGTCTACTGGCTGCTTAGCCTCATGGCTCATCTTTACCAGGGCCTTTCTCTCCTGTTGCTGCCTGGCTATCTGCtgtgccttttcttcttcctcccgcTTCCTCTTCTCCTCAGCCATGGACTCAAATTTTGCCTTCAACCCACGAGCACCACTAGAAGCTGCAGACACAGGCAAGAAGAATTAGGATTGTCTTGGATCAGGTATGGTGGGGATGGCacttgaaggaagagaaggaattgGTTAAATATCCAGGCAGAAAGCAGATGGAGAGGGAACTCATGGGAGAGAAGGTAAGAGGTACTGATGGAGGAACAAGTGGGTTTTAGGAAGAGAATATAGCCCTGAAGCCTAGATTTCCATATAGCCAAGCCATGCAATCTCACACTTTTGTCCTTTCTAAATTATAAGCTTTGTTTTCCTAACCAGCATCCTTCCCTATCCACATTCCTTAAACCTGTATGCCCTCTGGCCACCACCCACTCTCTCCTTCCCAGTCCCAAGTTCTTATCCTTCTTATTCTTCCCAAATGTCTCCCCAACCCTCCCTTCCTATGTTCTCTGCTCACAGTTCCTTCCTAATGTCACTCCATCTCTCTACCCACTTAATCCAGTTTTTCTAGGAGAGAGAATTTGGGAATATACAGGCAGGATCAAGTCTACCTCAGCTAGTTTAAGTAGTTAAAGGCATGGAGAGGGTAGTCTAggcataagaaagaatgagaaggaagaggtggttgaggaaaatagagaaaaggaattGTTAAGACTCACCAGCCTCTATGGGTGTCGTCTTTTTATAAGCTGTAGTTGGAGCCTCCATTTCATTGAAGCCAACAGCACTCTGTAGAGAGAACAGtatgcagggagggaggagaagggaatggTGATAACCCAAAGTCAGTATTGGGTATTGGGGCCACTATAGGAGGTATCCCTAACCATTTGGTGATTAATAGTTAAACAGGGTATTCCTACATTGTTTTGTGGTAGAGAGAGGGGTAAAGAATTTCTAAACTGGTGGGCTCAGCTCCCCTTTTTGAAACCTCAGAGAACCTAGAACCTCACACCACTAAGTCCAGTTGCCTAGAATGCAGCAGGGCCCAGCCAATGCATGAAGAGGAACTGGTGTGCATGGAATAGAAATAGATTATAGATTGAATTAAGCAATGTCTAGCAATCAATGAAATTTCAAACATCACCTTTCCCTGAAGTttatctgtgtttctgtctctttctctgactccccCCATTCTCTTTATTTGAAGCTCAGGCTCTGGAAGACTTGCTCATTAAATGCTGAAAGCAGTCAATGGGTAGTGTAGGACAACAGCTCAGGACACTTAGCTTCTCTTATCTCAATCCATTTCAAGTGCAGTTTAGGGACTTTTTCTCAATACACTGGTGTTCTGGTGCTTTACCTTATCCACTCGGTCCTTCTGGATTCCATACTGACCACCAAAGCCCTTGGCATAATCTGCAGGACAGAAAGGTCTGAGAGTCATAAGAGGAGTTAAAATGCTAGGAATGTATAGGTAGGGGAGTCATGGAAGAAAGACCAGACAACAGGAATATGGAAAACAGAGATGGATGAGGAAGAGTGAGAATCAGAGGGTAGAGAAAAGCctggatggaaagagaaagaaaaagatagggagaaaaacagttaaaagaaaatggattggAGATAGATATGAAGAGggaaagataaaagagagaagtgacagaaaaggaagtaatatagggaggaaatgggaaaaaaataaggaggTTCCTCCAGTCATCCCCTATATgtcccagggaggagagagacctCTCTGTCTTTGTGAGGCACAGGGGCCTGTGAGACTCAAAGCCAAATCACTCACTTGTCATCACCCagcctgtttctctttctcttgctcagtGACCCCTTCTCTTTGGCCTCTTCTGTCCTGCTCCTAATCTTGCTTCTTTCCTCTCTATCCTCTTGGTTTCTTCCCATccaccccacatacacacacttacCCTTTACACCACCACTGCACATCTGCACCTCTGTACTCTGGGTCCTCTGTGTCAGCTtccagcaaggaaggaaggagggctcTAGGCTACTGTGTGACCTCCCTCCTCTCCAATCCCAACTCACCTCTCTGGGACtcatgtttctctgtctctcccttgtaGTCATATCCCAGAGCTGCTTTGTCCCGTTTATCCTTCTCTATCCCATAACGGCCTCCAAAGCCATGAGAGTAATCTGTGGTGGAAGAAGTAGTCATGAGAGCCCACTCAGCCCAAAGGAAGGTACTGTGGAAGAGAGAAGTCAGGTTAAGTGGGTGCAGGGGGGATAGGGGCCTGGGAAGAAAGATGGGCCAGCATCTAAGTGAATTAAAGACAAACAGTGTCCTAAGCCATCTTTTGGAAGCTGTAATTCAACATTGTTCACTCCTTTCCTCTTCACCTTTACTTCTGTCTCAAGATGAGAAGAGCATTTCAATCTTCTCCCTTCTTCAAGGAAGGGTAAAGTATAGAGAATGTAAAGAGACACTTTCAGgcaaaaaaaaggcaaatacataTGAAATGTAGCCTGTTCTTACTCCTATATAAACACTTAGCAATATCTGCTAAAATACAACaatcgcttttttttttaatagtgaagctcaaatgaaaaaaaaaaaaaaatcatgtctccAGAAACAAAGAGATGAATCAAAGCAGTAGATATGAGAGTACTTATGAGTGGACTGAGAAAACCCAAGGATGTTTTAAGCCCCGAATTTAGTGTCTAGAGATTAGGATCTAGGGTCAGGGGTTCTTATACAAGAGCAGGGGACTGG
The Panthera tigris isolate Pti1 chromosome C2, P.tigris_Pti1_mat1.1, whole genome shotgun sequence genome window above contains:
- the HCLS1 gene encoding hematopoietic lineage cell-specific protein — its product is MWKSVVGHDVSVSVETQGDDWDTDPDFVNDISEKEQRWGAKTIEGSGRAEHINIHQLRNKVSEEHDILKKKEMDSGPKASHGYGGRFGVERDRMDKSAVGHEYVAEVEKHSSQTDAARGFGGKYGVEKDRADKSAVGFDYKGEVEKHASQKDYSHGFGGRYGIEKDKRDKAALGYDYKGETEKHESQRDYAKGFGGQYGIQKDRVDKSAVGFNEMEAPTTAYKKTTPIEAASSGARGLKAKFESMAEEKRKREEEEKAQQIARQQQERKALVKMSHEAKQPVDTVGEPEVPAPLPKKISSEAWPPAGTCPPSQPGPVRTSREHPVPTLPLRQNPPDDEEPPALPPRTLEGLQLEEEPVYEVEPEPEPEPEPEPEPQPQPKSEPEPETEPETENDYEDIGDMDRCEQDGEPDGDYEDVLEPENPSFASTMAESSGYPAGAGAGISAIALYDYQGEGSDEISFDPDDIITDIEMVDEGWWRGRCHGHFGLFPANYVKLLQ